The nucleotide sequence TTCATCGTTATCATCTTCATTAAAATCTCATCGAAAAACGAAGACAGTGACCACCCTTACGGACATGGCAAATTCGAAACCTTTGCCACCATGCTCATCAGCTTTGCACTCTTCGTCGTCGCCATTGGAATATTTTATTCGGGAAGCATCAAAATATACGAAGTCCTCAACGGGGAAATTATCGAACGGCCCACCTATTTGGCACTCGCTATGGCGGCTGTTTCCATCATCGTAAAAGAGGGCTTATACTGGTACACGATCACAATCGGGCGCAACATCGACAGTCCGGCTGTCATTGCCAACGGCTGGCATCACCGTTCCGACGCTTTCTCCTCGATAGGAACCCTCATAGGCATATCGGGAGCTATGTTTCTGGGTGAACGCTGGCGTGTGCTCGATCCCATAACCTCTCTCGTCGTAGGAATATTTATCTTTGGAGTCGCTTATAAGCTCGCCCGCCCCAGCATACAAGAACTTCTCGAAATGTCCCTCCCCGAAGAAGTGGAACAAAATATTGCCGAGAAAATACAGCAGACACCCGGAGTCATCGCATTCCACCACCTGCGCACGCGTAAAAACGGAAACACATTCATCATCGACATGCACATCAAAGTCGACCCCGATTCGTCTATCGTCAAAGCGCACGACATCGCCACACAAGTGGAAGAATCGCTCAAAACCACTTTCGGGAAAAGGACGCAGGTCAATATCCACATCGAACCGTATCTGCAAAAAAATTAAGCGATACAGATACTATTTTATCATTTTTTTCTATTTTTGTATTTGAACAGTCGTTAATAAACTGTTTTTGAAATCATTCAATCAAGTATAAACCCTAAAAGAAGAAAGGAGAAAACAAATAAAAAAACACGAACGAAACAATGGGATTTGTGTACGACAGTATAGAATCCTCATAAATGCAATTAACCCGATGTATAAACACCCGGATAAGCGTTTCCCGTTCGGACACTTAAAATAAAATCGAGCTTTCAGCTCTTGTTCTCTTTACGTTGAATACCGCCAAACATTCATTCCACGAGAACAAGCAGATCGAAAGTTCACGCTTCAAAGGCGTGAGCTGTTCTGTGCTTGTTGTGGAATATGGTCACTTGGCGGTAACCAAACGTAAAGCAAGCGAAGAATGGTTACACGCCTTTTCCATATTTAAACCAATCGAAAAAAAATGAAAAGAATTATCCCAATATTGACTACATTGT is from Barnesiella intestinihominis YIT 11860 and encodes:
- a CDS encoding cation diffusion facilitator family transporter → MDGKDDISNVIREKKAARVTWVGFFTNLILSTAKIIAGIWGRSSAMIADGIHSLSDFITDFIVIIFIKISSKNEDSDHPYGHGKFETFATMLISFALFVVAIGIFYSGSIKIYEVLNGEIIERPTYLALAMAAVSIIVKEGLYWYTITIGRNIDSPAVIANGWHHRSDAFSSIGTLIGISGAMFLGERWRVLDPITSLVVGIFIFGVAYKLARPSIQELLEMSLPEEVEQNIAEKIQQTPGVIAFHHLRTRKNGNTFIIDMHIKVDPDSSIVKAHDIATQVEESLKTTFGKRTQVNIHIEPYLQKN